In Miscanthus floridulus cultivar M001 unplaced genomic scaffold, ASM1932011v1 fs_737_3_4, whole genome shotgun sequence, a single window of DNA contains:
- the LOC136532895 gene encoding uncharacterized protein — protein sequence MTNIRSQRIEAPACNQSGSSQLEVYLISLRNNYKIVAKGKLVTTDSTRSIGGTVLGKEFVGVYVETLENNGNGNNGDEMLPRPLFSIKTMKDAIGFLVAWPRSHVKKVKSSTQAGTALLDGNV from the exons ATGACCAATATT AGATCTCAAAGAATTGAAGCTCCTGCTTGTAATCAATCAGGATCG AGCCAACTGGAAGTCTATCTTATTTCACTAAGAAACAATTATAAAATCGTGGCCAAAGGAAAGCTAGTGACTACTGATAGCACTCGAAGCATTGGTGGCACTGTGCTTGGAAAAGAATTTGTTGGGGTTTATGTTGAGACCCTTGAAAATAATGGCAATGGAAACAATGGAGATGAGATGTTACCTAGACCACTCTTTTCTATCAAAACTATGAAAGATgctattggctttcttgttgctTGGCCTCGTTCGCAT GTTAAAAAAGTTAAGAGTTCAACTCAAGCTGGTACAGCCTTG CTTGATGGAAACGTGTAA
- the LOC136532896 gene encoding uncharacterized protein — translation MRHPADGEAWEDFNRRYPKFAADARNVRLGLASDGFNPFGNMSSKHSTWPVMLVPYNLPPWICMKQTSLLLSMIIPGPDSPGNDVDIYLQPLIDELLELWKGVQTCDASSRKKFPLRAALLWTINDFSALAYLYGWTTSGTYACPSCGPATKSFHLKNGKKMCYMGHRRWLPQNHIYRRQKNQFDGMVEVGLAPEIMSGTSILKMLEGRVFVLGKKDLTTKNTKGNNKGKKKGKQGDESHQKSKRKRGQKKQKDGNNGENEKKPEDWLKKQSIFFQLLYWEKNKLRHNLDVMHLEKNLCDNLIGTLMDIPSKTKDGLKARLDLVELGIRHNLHPVVDNEGKQTVPDAPFTMSREKKEVLCSVFQNLRTPDGYASNISRCVNMKDLHLMVHLVEEVRLGGPVHYRWMYPMERFFVRLKALVKNRAQPEGSIAEGYCIEECMTFCSRFLDGDTRFNRPARNPEPSGSMKDMYMFESVGEPIGKATVSHFDSQLLIQAHRYVLRHCDELEEFRKFHTLSREAARSTQNSGVVNIAEDGVNYYGRLTDIIELTYTDYKVVLFKCDWYDVHHRAGLRNDEFGLPLVNFSKKIHTGEKLEHDRCVFSSQVEQVFYVEHPKAEGWNSVVRFKPRDTFDMGDDELPPDEAN, via the exons ATGCGACATCCAGCGGATGGTGAAGCTTGGGAAGATTTTAATCGTAGATATCCTAAATTTGCAGCAGATGCTCGTAATGTACGCCTTGGTCTTGCAAGTGATGGATTTAACCCTTTTGGGAATATGAGTTCAAAGCACAGTACATGGCCTGTAATGCTGGTTCCTTACAACTTGCCACCTTGGATCTGCATGAAGCAAACATCCTTACTGTTGTCAATGATCATTCCTGGACCGGATTCTCCGGGGAATGATGTTGATATATACTTACAGCCCTTGATCGATGAGCTCTTAGAATTATGGAAAGGAGTGCAAACATGTGATGCCTCTTCTCGAAAGAAATTTCCTCTGCGAGCTGCACTGTTGTGGACTATAAATGATTTTTCTGCATTAGCTTACCTATATGGCTGGACCACAAGTGGTACATATGCATGCCCATCATGTGGTCCAGCAACAAAATCATTTCACCTGAAGAATGGTAAAAAGATGTGCTATATGGGACATCGTAGGTGGCTCCCGCAGAACCACATATATCGAAGGCAAAAGAACCAGTTTGATGGCATGGTAGAGGTTGGACTTGCTCCTGAAATAATGAGTGGTACTTCTATTTTAAAAATGTTAGAAGGTAGAGTTTTTGTTTTAGGGAAAAAGGACCTCACAACAAAGAATACAAAGGGAAATaacaaaggaaaaaagaaaggaaagcaaGGTGATGAAAGCCATCAGAAATCCAAGCGTAAAAGAGGACAAAAGAAACAGAAAGATGGGAACAATGGCGAGAATGAGAAGAAGCCAGAAGATTGGTTGAAAAAGCAGTCAATATTCTTTCAGTTACTATACTGGGAAAAGAACAAACTAAGGCACAATTTAGATGTGATGCACTTAGAGAAAAATCTATGTGACAACTTAATTGGAACTTTAATGGATATTCCTTCCAAAACAAAGGATGGTCTTAAAGCACGACTGGATTTAGTGGAACTTGGAATTCGACACAATCTTCATCCTGTGGTAGATAATGAAGGAAAGCAAACTGTGCCTGATGCACCTTTTACCATGTCTAGAGAAAAAAAGGAGGTTCTCTGTTCAGTATTCCAAAACCTAAGAACACCTGATGGCTATGCATCAAACATTTCTAGGTGTGTTAACATGAAAGATT TGCACTTGATGGTGCATTTGGTAGAAGAAGTTAGACTTGGTGGCCCCGTTCACTACCGGTGGATGTACCCCATGGAGAG ATTTTTTGTTCGGCTTAAAGCGCTTGTGAAGAACAGAGCTCAGCCAGAAGGTTCGATTGCTGAAGGGTATTGCATAGAGGAGTGCATGACATTTTGTTCCAGATTTCTTGATGGAGATACTCGTTTTAACAGACCGGCTAGAAATCCCGAACCTTCAGGCAGTATGAAAGATATGTACATGTTTGAGAGTGTTGGAGAACCAATTGGAAAAGCTACTGTAAGCCATTTTGATAGCCAGCTTCTTATTCAGGCACATCGATACGTGTTGCGACACTGCGATGAACTTGAAGAATTCCGCAA GTTCCACACACTGAGTCGTGAGGCTGCAAGGTCGACACAAAATAGTGGTGTAGTGAACATTGCAGAAGATGGGGTTAATTATTATGGCAGATTAACAGATATAATAGAACTTACATACACTGACTACAAGGTTGTTCTTTTCAAATGTGATTGGTATGATGTCCATCATCGTGCTGGTTTACGAAACGATGAGTTTGGATTGCCACTTGTGAATTTTTCAAAGAAAATACACACTGGGGAAAAACTGGAGCATGATCGCTGTGTCTTTTCTTCACAAGTGGAGCAAGTCTTTTATGTTGAACACCCAAAAGCTGAAGGATGGAATTCTGTGGTAAGATTTAAGCCACGAGATACTTTTGACATGGGTGATGATGAACTGCCACCggatgaagcaaattag